A portion of the Chondrinema litorale genome contains these proteins:
- a CDS encoding IMPACT family protein, whose translation MEEDAYLTIAGTSEGFYKEKGSKFLAFAYPVKSEEDVKEHIHDLKKQYYDARHHCYAFIIGSDGASYRAGDDGEPANSAGNPILGQIRSNELTNVLIVVVRYFGGTKLGVSGLINAYKTAAADALENAEFQKEFLTKKVKLLFQYAQMNDAMKIVKDFDLNVIEQDFAMDCKLTLEIREGIYNQFETKVNDIYGLSLKVD comes from the coding sequence ATGGAGGAAGATGCTTATTTAACGATAGCGGGTACATCAGAAGGATTTTATAAAGAAAAAGGGAGCAAGTTTTTAGCTTTTGCTTATCCTGTTAAAAGTGAAGAAGACGTAAAAGAGCATATACACGACTTAAAAAAGCAATACTACGATGCCAGACATCACTGCTATGCTTTTATAATTGGCAGCGATGGGGCATCTTATAGAGCTGGTGACGATGGTGAACCAGCAAACTCAGCAGGCAATCCGATTTTAGGGCAAATTCGCTCTAATGAACTAACTAATGTACTTATAGTCGTAGTTCGCTATTTTGGAGGCACTAAACTAGGTGTAAGCGGACTTATAAATGCCTATAAAACTGCAGCCGCAGATGCACTTGAAAATGCTGAGTTTCAAAAAGAATTTCTTACGAAAAAGGTGAAATTACTCTTTCAATATGCACAGATGAACGATGCAATGAAAATAGTGAAAGACTTTGATCTAAATGTGATAGAGCAAGATTTTGCCATGGATTGTAAATTAACTCTCGAAATTAGAGAGGGCATCTACAATCAGTTTGAAACCAAGGTGAACGATATTTACGGTCTATCATTAAAAGTCGATTGA
- a CDS encoding response regulator transcription factor, translated as MISKVTKVVIIEDNEVVKDGFALLINSMEGYDVSGKFADCESAIKSIQQSQPEVILMDIDLPGMNGIEGTRKIKKMYPEIDIIVITVHEDSELVFEALCSGASGYITKNSDYSRLLDAINEVRSGGAPMSSNIARMVVESFQKNTNSPLTARETEVLELLSKGKSYTVIADELFIHKETVKSHIKNIYFKLQVNSKAEAIEKALKDKLI; from the coding sequence ATGATCAGCAAGGTTACAAAAGTTGTAATTATAGAAGATAATGAAGTGGTAAAGGATGGCTTTGCACTACTTATAAATAGTATGGAGGGTTACGACGTAAGCGGAAAATTTGCTGACTGTGAATCTGCCATAAAATCAATCCAACAATCACAGCCCGAAGTAATTCTTATGGATATCGATTTACCAGGAATGAATGGTATAGAAGGTACCCGTAAGATCAAAAAAATGTATCCTGAAATAGATATAATTGTAATTACCGTGCATGAAGATAGTGAGCTAGTTTTTGAAGCTTTATGCTCTGGTGCTAGTGGATATATTACTAAAAATTCAGACTATTCCAGACTACTCGATGCAATTAATGAAGTAAGAAGCGGTGGTGCTCCAATGAGTAGCAATATTGCCAGAATGGTGGTTGAATCTTTCCAGAAAAACACAAATTCGCCACTTACAGCCAGAGAAACTGAGGTTCTTGAGTTACTTTCTAAAGGTAAGAGCTATACAGTAATTGCTGATGAGCTATTTATACATAAAGAAACTGTAAAGTCTCATATAAAAAATATTTACTTTAAACTTCAAGTAAATAGTAAGGCTGAAGCTATTGAAAAAGCCTTAAAAGATAAGCTCATTTAA